The following proteins are encoded in a genomic region of Nocardioides renjunii:
- a CDS encoding DUF4153 domain-containing protein has protein sequence MSALLDAVSSLKAKLGLLVAASVVTAVLLTWLGSAADVSPLLVLPVSVALALGVTQLLAAGMVAPLRRMTEVTRAMARGDYSGRVRTRATDEVGQLAAAFNRMAEDLATVDRERRDLIATVSHELRTPLTAMTALLENLADGVVPADAVSLEAALEEAQRLGRLVDDLLQLSRLEAGVVDLDRQDVALHRLVEESVAQVAGAGRPGSYDVEVPDDLHVQGDPARLRQLLVNVLDNAGRHAPPDTRVRVTGGAAAPADALRDGDGDGTGWWLEVTDDGGGVAPEDRERVFERFGTDGAGGTGLGLAIARWVAQLHDGTLRFVDPASGRGARLRLEVPEPTAAGSRGPSRVPAPDARPLPAPEPSRSEVMIPAAAAAAVPRTTPGLDALFGRFWPERGLPSGLPTVAAAAGAGLVAGVALSFTAVGITWTLVALVCGAAALFTARRRREPWTALCAVLAVLLVLPMTLLDAWWVQMLGLLAATAVFLCGVTGARTMPGILLSGISWPLASLRGLPWFGRSLRIAGTGSRAPAFVRTLVWSLLGLAVFGTIFASANPVFGSWVDRLVPNLTFNDLVGRGFVACFVFAATLGAAYLALNPSHVEVLGGRRPAALANRFEWLVPVLVVDAVFVAFIAAQAGALIGGRDYIEETTGLTYADFVHQGFGQLTLATALTVLVVWVAARRAGDAPEDRRWLLASLGLLCALTLLVVASALRGMAVYQDAYGFTTLRLFVDVFEGWLGFVVLAIMVAGAAGRGSWLPRIALVSGAVALIGLAAVNPDAWVAGRNLDRYDATARLDVRYLQSLSADAAPEIVERLPAEVARCVLQDLAYGSLQPEVLEDARAWNLARSRAEEAVAGLDLAEARGAGDECAGVWSAYGE, from the coding sequence ATGAGCGCCCTCCTCGACGCCGTCTCCAGCCTCAAGGCCAAGCTCGGCCTGCTCGTCGCGGCGTCCGTGGTCACGGCCGTGCTGCTGACCTGGCTCGGGTCCGCGGCCGACGTGTCGCCGCTCCTGGTGCTCCCGGTCAGCGTCGCGCTGGCCCTCGGGGTCACCCAGCTGCTCGCCGCCGGGATGGTGGCGCCCCTGCGCCGGATGACCGAGGTGACCCGGGCGATGGCCCGCGGCGACTACTCCGGGCGGGTGCGCACCCGCGCCACCGACGAGGTCGGCCAGCTGGCCGCCGCCTTCAACCGGATGGCCGAGGACCTCGCGACGGTCGACCGGGAGCGCCGGGACCTCATCGCGACGGTGTCCCACGAGCTGCGGACGCCGCTGACGGCGATGACCGCCCTGCTCGAGAACCTCGCGGACGGCGTCGTCCCCGCCGACGCCGTGAGCCTGGAGGCCGCCCTCGAGGAGGCCCAGCGCCTCGGCCGGCTCGTCGACGACCTCCTCCAGCTGTCCCGGCTCGAGGCCGGGGTCGTCGACCTCGACCGCCAGGACGTCGCCCTGCACCGGCTCGTCGAGGAGTCGGTCGCCCAGGTCGCCGGTGCCGGCCGCCCCGGGTCGTACGACGTCGAGGTGCCGGACGACCTGCACGTGCAGGGCGATCCCGCGCGGCTGCGCCAGCTGCTCGTCAACGTCCTCGACAACGCCGGGCGGCACGCGCCGCCCGACACCCGGGTCCGCGTCACCGGTGGCGCCGCTGCCCCGGCCGACGCGCTCCGGGACGGGGACGGGGACGGGACCGGCTGGTGGCTGGAGGTCACCGACGACGGCGGGGGAGTGGCACCCGAGGACCGCGAACGCGTCTTCGAGCGCTTCGGCACCGACGGCGCGGGCGGCACCGGCCTCGGCCTCGCGATCGCCCGCTGGGTCGCCCAGCTCCACGACGGCACGCTCCGGTTCGTCGATCCCGCCTCCGGGCGCGGCGCCCGCCTCCGCCTCGAGGTCCCCGAGCCGACTGCCGCCGGGTCCCGCGGACCGAGCCGGGTCCCCGCACCCGACGCCCGACCGCTCCCCGCCCCGGAGCCGAGCAGGTCCGAGGTCATGATCCCGGCCGCGGCTGCGGCTGCGGTGCCGCGCACCACACCCGGGCTGGACGCGCTCTTCGGTCGCTTCTGGCCCGAGCGCGGCCTGCCGTCGGGCCTGCCGACCGTGGCCGCGGCCGCAGGGGCCGGGCTCGTCGCGGGCGTCGCGCTCTCGTTCACCGCGGTGGGCATCACGTGGACCCTCGTCGCGCTCGTCTGCGGCGCCGCGGCGCTGTTCACCGCCCGCCGTCGACGCGAGCCGTGGACCGCCCTCTGCGCCGTGCTGGCCGTGCTGCTCGTCCTGCCCATGACGCTGCTGGACGCGTGGTGGGTGCAGATGCTCGGCCTTCTCGCGGCAACGGCCGTCTTCCTCTGCGGCGTCACCGGCGCCCGCACGATGCCCGGCATCCTGCTGTCCGGCATCTCGTGGCCGCTCGCGTCGCTGCGCGGCCTGCCGTGGTTCGGCCGCTCGCTCCGCATCGCCGGCACCGGGTCCCGCGCCCCCGCCTTCGTGCGCACCCTCGTGTGGTCGCTCCTCGGGCTCGCGGTCTTCGGCACGATCTTCGCCAGCGCCAACCCGGTGTTCGGATCCTGGGTCGACCGGCTGGTGCCCAACCTGACCTTCAACGACCTCGTCGGACGCGGGTTCGTCGCCTGCTTCGTCTTCGCCGCCACCCTCGGCGCCGCCTACCTCGCGCTGAACCCGTCCCACGTGGAGGTGCTGGGTGGGCGCCGCCCGGCCGCCCTCGCCAACCGGTTCGAGTGGCTCGTGCCGGTGCTCGTCGTCGACGCGGTCTTCGTCGCCTTCATCGCCGCGCAGGCCGGGGCGCTCATCGGCGGTCGCGACTACATCGAGGAGACCACCGGGCTGACGTACGCCGACTTCGTGCACCAGGGCTTCGGCCAGCTGACCCTCGCCACCGCACTCACCGTGCTCGTGGTGTGGGTCGCCGCCCGCCGTGCCGGCGACGCGCCCGAGGACCGGCGCTGGCTGCTCGCCTCGCTCGGGCTGCTGTGCGCACTCACCCTGCTGGTGGTGGCCTCGGCCCTGCGGGGCATGGCGGTCTACCAGGACGCCTACGGATTCACCACGCTCCGGCTCTTCGTCGACGTCTTCGAGGGCTGGCTGGGCTTCGTCGTGCTGGCGATCATGGTGGCGGGCGCCGCCGGCCGCGGCAGCTGGCTGCCGCGGATCGCGCTGGTCTCCGGCGCCGTCGCGCTCATCGGACTGGCGGCGGTCAACCCCGACGCCTGGGTCGCCGGGCGCAACCTCGACCGCTACGACGCCACCGCCCGGCTCGACGTGCGCTACCTCCAGAGCCTGTCCGCCGACGCCGCCCCGGAGATCGTGGAGCGGCTGCCGGCCGAGGTGGCGCGCTGCGTCCTGCAGGACCTGGCGTACGGCTCCTTGCAGCCCGAGGTGCTCGAGGACGCCCGGGCGTGGAACCTGGCGCGCTCCCGCGCGGAGGAGGCGGTCGCGGGGCTCGACCTCGCCGAGGCGCGCGGCGCCGGCGACGAGTGCGCCGGCGTCTGGAGCGCGTACGGCGAGTAG
- a CDS encoding response regulator transcription factor: protein MTSRTAARTALVVEDERTINDALAQRLRAEGYTVEQAFDGPSAVDLAARVSPDVVLLDVMLPGFDGLEVCRRIQAARPVPVLMLTARDDEADLLVGLGVGADDYLTKPFSMREVVARVSALLRRVERAAALADERPAVIRVGSLGLDPGTRRTTVGDAAVHLTPTEFDLLLCLAREAGQVLSRERLLREVWDWGDAWGSASATRTVDSHVKALRSKVGAERIRTVHGVGYALEEVG from the coding sequence ATGACGTCGAGGACGGCCGCGCGGACGGCCCTGGTGGTGGAGGACGAGCGCACGATCAACGATGCGCTCGCCCAGCGGCTGCGCGCCGAGGGCTACACGGTCGAGCAGGCCTTCGACGGGCCGTCGGCGGTCGACCTCGCCGCCCGGGTGAGCCCCGACGTGGTCCTCCTCGACGTGATGCTGCCCGGCTTCGACGGGCTCGAGGTGTGCCGCCGCATCCAGGCCGCCCGGCCGGTGCCCGTGCTGATGCTCACCGCCCGCGACGACGAGGCCGACCTGCTCGTCGGGCTCGGGGTGGGCGCCGACGACTACCTCACCAAGCCGTTCTCCATGCGTGAGGTCGTGGCCCGCGTCTCCGCCCTGCTCCGCCGCGTCGAGCGGGCCGCCGCGCTCGCCGACGAGCGCCCGGCCGTGATCCGGGTGGGCTCGCTGGGCCTCGACCCCGGCACCCGGCGTACGACGGTCGGCGACGCAGCGGTGCACCTCACGCCGACCGAGTTCGACCTGCTCCTCTGCCTGGCCCGCGAGGCCGGCCAGGTGCTCAGCCGTGAGCGGCTGCTGCGCGAGGTCTGGGACTGGGGCGACGCCTGGGGGAGCGCCAGCGCCACCCGCACCGTCGACAGCCACGTCAAGGCGCTGCGCAGCAAGGTGGGTGCCGAGCGCATCCGGACCGTGCACGGCGTGGGCTACGCGCTGGAGGAGGTCGGATGA
- a CDS encoding sensor histidine kinase, producing MSEESRRVDGTPSRLRLLADAYPDGILGATRDGIVTILNSQGAALLGVDPHDAMGLPLDDVLRLLDQDGQTWLHVNRPWDSISIVRGVPEQSWVNASGEEVLTTAKLVRDEPLGRVLGIAVGLRSGRGRARLDRERSDLVAMVAHELRSPLTGVKGFVQALLNRWDKLTDDQRKLMLTTVNADADRLARLIAELLDVARIDTDRLQLYPRESSAEVLVRRVVDSIEAGTAREIHLEVEEDLPEVFADPDKFTQVVTNLVENAVRHGQGQVSLRLAASESLDGVRITVDDKGDGIPVELRRRVFTKFWTTGDSGGTGLGMYIVGGLARAHGGWVTIDDAPGGGARVMVDWPSQDLRPD from the coding sequence GTGTCCGAGGAGAGCCGCCGCGTCGACGGCACCCCCAGCCGGCTGCGCCTCCTCGCCGACGCCTATCCCGACGGGATCCTCGGCGCCACCCGCGACGGGATCGTCACGATCCTGAACTCACAGGGAGCCGCGCTCCTGGGTGTGGATCCCCACGACGCCATGGGGCTGCCGCTGGACGACGTGCTGCGGCTCCTCGACCAGGACGGACAGACCTGGCTGCACGTCAACCGGCCGTGGGACAGCATCTCGATCGTCCGCGGCGTGCCCGAGCAGTCGTGGGTCAACGCGTCGGGCGAGGAGGTGCTCACCACCGCCAAGCTGGTGCGCGACGAGCCGCTGGGCCGTGTGCTGGGCATCGCGGTCGGGCTCCGCAGCGGTCGTGGCCGGGCGCGGCTCGACCGTGAGCGCTCCGACCTGGTCGCGATGGTGGCCCACGAGCTGCGCTCCCCGCTCACCGGCGTGAAGGGGTTCGTGCAGGCGCTGCTCAACCGGTGGGACAAGCTCACCGACGACCAGCGCAAGCTCATGCTCACCACCGTCAACGCCGACGCCGACCGGCTGGCGCGGCTCATCGCGGAGCTGCTCGACGTGGCCCGCATCGACACCGACCGCCTCCAGCTCTACCCCCGCGAGTCGTCCGCGGAGGTGCTGGTGCGGCGGGTGGTCGACTCCATCGAGGCCGGCACGGCCCGCGAGATCCACCTCGAGGTCGAGGAGGACCTCCCCGAGGTGTTCGCCGACCCCGACAAGTTCACCCAGGTGGTGACCAACCTCGTCGAGAACGCCGTGCGCCACGGCCAGGGCCAGGTCAGCCTCCGGCTCGCCGCGTCCGAGAGCCTCGACGGGGTGCGCATCACCGTCGACGACAAGGGCGACGGCATCCCGGTCGAGCTGCGGCGCCGGGTCTTCACCAAGTTCTGGACCACCGGCGACTCGGGCGGCACCGGCCTCGGCATGTACATCGTCGGCGGGCTGGCCCGGGCCCACGGCGGCTGGGTCACCATCGACGACGCGCCCGGAGGCGGCGCGCGGGTGATGGTCGACTGGCCGAGCCAGGACCTGCGGCCCGACTGA
- a CDS encoding DUF4031 domain-containing protein, with amino-acid sequence MIDPPAVPRWGRLWSHLASDTSYDEAHAFAAAHGIPARGWDRDHYDVPDEAYAAMVAAGAVPVSSRELVAALRAAGLRRPKARSRG; translated from the coding sequence ATGATCGATCCACCCGCCGTCCCACGGTGGGGCCGGCTGTGGTCGCACCTGGCCAGCGACACGTCGTACGACGAGGCGCACGCCTTCGCCGCCGCGCACGGCATCCCCGCCCGCGGGTGGGACCGCGACCACTACGACGTGCCCGACGAGGCGTACGCCGCCATGGTGGCCGCCGGCGCCGTGCCGGTCAGCTCGCGCGAGCTGGTGGCCGCCCTGCGCGCCGCGGGCCTGCGGCGGCCCAAGGCCCGCTCGCGCGGCTAG
- a CDS encoding TrmH family RNA methyltransferase, producing the protein MGTPSAGTPLTVGSTRVKEARKLSRRSVRTERRLFLADGPKAVEGALSVDCVVEVFATSHAAHQYADLLDGTDVTLVDDRAIAALSDAVTPAGVVAVCHHIDAPLEHVVRASPRLLVICADVRDPGNAGTVIRTADAAGADGVVLAGQSVDAYNPKTVRASVGSLFHLPVARATDAAEAVRAAQARGLRVLAADGAGDLDLFDADLSGPTAWLFGNEAWGLPEELAALADERVAIPIHGRAESLNLSTAAAVCLYASARAQRA; encoded by the coding sequence ATGGGCACTCCGTCGGCCGGGACCCCGCTCACCGTGGGGAGCACCCGGGTGAAGGAGGCTCGCAAGCTGAGCCGCCGTTCGGTACGCACCGAGCGGCGGCTCTTCCTTGCCGACGGTCCGAAGGCGGTCGAGGGGGCGCTCTCGGTCGACTGCGTGGTGGAGGTCTTCGCGACCTCCCACGCCGCCCACCAGTACGCCGACCTGCTGGACGGCACCGACGTCACGCTCGTCGACGACCGGGCGATCGCCGCGCTGTCCGACGCCGTGACGCCGGCGGGCGTGGTGGCGGTGTGCCACCACATCGACGCCCCCCTCGAGCACGTCGTGCGGGCCTCGCCCCGCCTGCTCGTCATCTGCGCCGACGTGCGCGACCCGGGCAACGCCGGCACGGTCATCCGCACGGCCGACGCGGCCGGGGCCGACGGCGTGGTCCTCGCCGGGCAGTCCGTCGACGCCTACAACCCGAAGACGGTGCGGGCGAGCGTCGGCAGCCTGTTCCACCTCCCGGTCGCCCGGGCCACCGATGCGGCCGAGGCGGTCCGCGCCGCGCAGGCCCGCGGGCTCCGGGTGCTCGCCGCCGACGGCGCCGGGGACCTCGACCTCTTCGACGCCGACCTCTCGGGCCCCACCGCGTGGCTCTTCGGCAACGAGGCGTGGGGCCTGCCCGAGGAGCTGGCCGCGCTCGCCGACGAGCGCGTCGCTATCCCGATCCACGGCCGGGCGGAGAGCCTCAACCTCTCGACCGCCGCCGCGGTCTGCCTCTACGCGAGCGCGCGGGCCCAGCGCGCCTGA
- the rplT gene encoding 50S ribosomal protein L20 — MARVKRAVNAQKKRRTTLERASGYRGQRSRLYRKAKEQVTHSLVYSYNDRRKNKGNFRKLWIQRINAAARANGMTYNRFIQGLGLAGIEVDRKILAELAVNDAPAFAVLVEAAKAALPDDVNAPKVSA, encoded by the coding sequence ATGGCACGCGTCAAGCGCGCAGTGAACGCCCAGAAGAAGCGTCGTACCACCCTCGAGCGCGCCAGCGGCTACCGCGGCCAGCGCTCGCGGCTCTACCGCAAGGCCAAGGAGCAGGTCACCCACTCCCTGGTCTACAGCTACAACGACCGCCGCAAGAACAAGGGCAACTTCCGCAAGTTGTGGATCCAGCGCATCAACGCCGCGGCCCGCGCCAACGGCATGACCTACAACCGCTTCATCCAGGGCCTCGGCCTGGCCGGCATCGAGGTCGACCGCAAGATCCTGGCCGAGCTGGCTGTCAACGACGCCCCGGCGTTCGCGGTGCTCGTCGAGGCCGCCAAGGCCGCGCTGCCCGACGACGTCAACGCGCCCAAGGTCTCCGCCTGA
- a CDS encoding large ribosomal subunit protein bL35, translating to MPKNKTHSGTSKRFKVTGSGKVRRLQAGRKSGAAFASAPTTGSRKKHRRNAGMVELEKSDVKRVKKMLGI from the coding sequence ATGCCGAAGAACAAGACCCACTCGGGCACCAGCAAGCGCTTCAAGGTGACCGGCTCGGGCAAGGTCCGCCGCCTGCAGGCCGGCCGCAAGTCCGGCGCTGCGTTCGCGTCCGCGCCGACCACGGGCAGCCGCAAGAAGCACCGCCGCAACGCCGGCATGGTCGAGCTCGAGAAGTCCGACGTGAAGCGCGTCAAGAAGATGCTCGGCATCTGA
- the infC gene encoding translation initiation factor IF-3 — protein sequence MTGGHISTELRINERIRVPEVRLVGPNGETVGIVPTDQALKLAQEADLDLVEIAPQGRPPVCKLMDYGKFKYENAQKAREARRNQTNVIIKEMKLRPKIDSHDYETKKGHVVRFLGAGDKVKITIMFRGREQHRPELGFRLLQKLAEDVQELGFVESAPKQDGRNMTMVIGPHKKKADAKVDAEAARATKEQARADRRAEEDAEREAAHAAGPVAQKKERRRSENLDPEIEA from the coding sequence ATCACTGGAGGACACATCAGCACCGAGCTGCGCATCAACGAGCGGATCCGCGTACCCGAGGTCCGGCTCGTCGGACCCAACGGTGAGACCGTTGGCATCGTGCCGACCGACCAGGCACTGAAGCTGGCCCAGGAGGCCGACCTCGACCTCGTCGAGATCGCTCCGCAGGGACGCCCCCCTGTCTGCAAGCTCATGGACTACGGCAAGTTCAAGTACGAGAACGCCCAGAAGGCCCGTGAGGCGCGCCGCAACCAGACGAACGTGATCATCAAGGAGATGAAGCTTCGTCCCAAGATCGACTCGCACGACTACGAGACCAAGAAGGGTCACGTCGTGCGGTTCCTCGGCGCGGGCGACAAGGTCAAGATCACCATCATGTTCCGCGGTCGCGAGCAGCACCGCCCCGAGCTGGGCTTCCGCCTGCTCCAGAAGCTGGCCGAGGACGTCCAGGAGCTCGGCTTCGTGGAGTCCGCGCCCAAGCAGGACGGCCGCAACATGACGATGGTGATCGGCCCGCACAAGAAGAAGGCCGACGCCAAGGTCGACGCCGAGGCGGCCCGCGCCACCAAGGAGCAGGCCCGCGCCGACCGCAGGGCCGAGGAGGACGCCGAGCGCGAGGCTGCGCACGCCGCCGGCCCCGTGGCCCAGAAGAAGGAGCGTCGCCGCTCCGAGAACCTCGATCCTGAGATCGAGGCCTGA
- a CDS encoding SseB family protein: MPDDRDSSPLVRTIPDPGFADDHGAVDPGLRRLLVDHLEGRASSGTVLAALQDARLLVPVVAVLGEVEHDEQGLAHDKSSDMAAVLVRAGDGSLGLLAFTSIETMARWDPAARPVPVTAATAATAAVQDGAEALLVDLAGPATYVVDGDDLTRLAAGWRLVRLGEGDGHGWIGPAPE; encoded by the coding sequence GTGCCCGACGACCGCGACAGCAGCCCCCTGGTCCGGACGATCCCCGACCCGGGGTTCGCCGACGACCACGGTGCGGTCGACCCCGGGCTGCGTCGCCTGCTCGTCGACCACCTCGAGGGAAGGGCGTCGTCCGGGACGGTCCTCGCCGCGCTTCAGGACGCCCGCCTGCTGGTGCCGGTCGTCGCCGTGCTCGGTGAGGTCGAGCACGACGAGCAGGGCCTCGCCCACGACAAGTCCTCCGACATGGCCGCCGTGCTGGTCCGGGCGGGCGACGGCAGCCTCGGCCTGCTCGCCTTCACCTCCATCGAGACGATGGCCCGCTGGGACCCGGCGGCGCGTCCGGTGCCGGTCACCGCAGCGACCGCCGCCACCGCGGCGGTGCAGGACGGCGCGGAGGCGTTGCTGGTCGACCTGGCCGGCCCGGCGACGTACGTCGTCGACGGCGACGACCTCACCCGGCTGGCCGCCGGGTGGCGACTTGTCCGGCTCGGGGAGGGCGACGGGCACGGCTGGATTGGCCCCGCGCCGGAATGA
- a CDS encoding cellulose synthase — translation MEETTWAALTAALTVAGAIWTWIAFRRRGSANGLRALGFTLLPAAAWLTGTLEMVVEIGGSVTDWATSLVFDVRTWVGVGLAGLALVLWVVSGIIRDRQLARGQSSGGATPTGTARDRSLPEASSTRSPGKGGSPVDDDMADIEALLRKRGIE, via the coding sequence GTGGAAGAGACGACCTGGGCCGCCCTGACCGCAGCGCTCACCGTGGCGGGCGCGATCTGGACGTGGATCGCCTTCCGGCGGCGCGGGTCCGCCAACGGCCTGCGCGCGCTCGGCTTCACGCTCCTGCCCGCGGCGGCCTGGCTGACGGGCACCCTCGAGATGGTCGTCGAGATCGGCGGCTCGGTCACCGACTGGGCGACCAGCCTCGTCTTCGACGTCCGCACCTGGGTGGGGGTCGGGCTCGCCGGCCTCGCTCTCGTGCTGTGGGTGGTCAGCGGCATCATCCGTGACCGCCAGCTCGCCCGGGGCCAGTCCTCCGGGGGCGCCACACCCACGGGCACCGCGCGCGACCGCAGCCTCCCCGAGGCGTCCTCGACACGGTCGCCGGGCAAGGGCGGGTCCCCCGTCGACGACGACATGGCCGACATCGAGGCGCTCCTGCGGAAGCGCGGGATCGAGTGA
- a CDS encoding amino acid deaminase/aldolase, whose product MSDRLVDRNRLWSRLGAAVDALPEAPATPIAVVDLDAFDANADDLVRRAGGKPVRVASKSLRVPAMVERALARDGFSGVLAFTVAEALWLHESGVSDDIVVAYPSVDTAALRRLTASPSAAAAITIMVDDTAHLDVVDAARSSSQVPVRVALDLDAGLRLGRQHIGPKRSPLFDTADVVELAEHVVARDGFRLVGVMTYEGQVAGVQDDVPDQRTRSLLVRRLKQASMAQLEVRRREISEALARVADLEFWNGGGSGSVEATAADGAVTEIAAGSGLLVPGIFDHYASFDPRPAAFFGLRVTRRPTPDLVTVHGGGLIASGATGADRSPVPWAPPGLRLTGLEGAGEVQTPLTGHPAAMLRIGDLVWFRHAKSGELFEHVRDVHLVRGDAVTDVVPSYRGCDRAF is encoded by the coding sequence GTGAGCGACCGACTCGTCGACCGCAACCGCCTGTGGTCGAGGCTCGGTGCCGCCGTCGACGCCCTCCCGGAGGCGCCGGCCACGCCCATCGCCGTCGTCGACCTCGACGCCTTCGACGCCAACGCCGACGACCTGGTCCGCCGCGCCGGCGGCAAGCCCGTCCGGGTGGCGTCGAAGTCGCTCCGGGTGCCGGCCATGGTCGAGCGCGCGCTCGCGCGCGACGGGTTCTCCGGGGTCCTGGCCTTCACCGTGGCCGAGGCGCTGTGGCTGCACGAGAGCGGCGTCAGCGACGACATCGTCGTGGCCTACCCGTCTGTCGACACCGCCGCCCTCCGCCGGCTCACCGCCTCGCCGTCGGCCGCGGCGGCGATCACGATCATGGTCGACGACACCGCCCACCTCGACGTCGTCGACGCGGCCCGGTCCTCCTCGCAGGTGCCGGTCCGGGTCGCCCTGGACCTCGACGCCGGGCTACGGCTCGGTCGGCAGCACATCGGTCCCAAGCGCTCGCCGCTGTTCGACACCGCGGACGTCGTGGAACTCGCCGAGCACGTGGTCGCCCGTGACGGCTTCCGGCTGGTCGGCGTGATGACCTACGAGGGACAGGTCGCCGGCGTGCAGGACGACGTCCCCGACCAGCGGACCCGCTCGCTGCTCGTACGTCGCCTCAAGCAGGCGTCGATGGCGCAGCTCGAGGTGCGCCGCCGCGAGATCTCCGAGGCGCTCGCCCGGGTGGCCGACCTCGAGTTCTGGAACGGCGGCGGCTCGGGGTCGGTCGAGGCCACGGCCGCCGACGGCGCGGTCACCGAGATCGCCGCCGGGTCGGGACTGCTGGTCCCCGGGATCTTCGACCACTACGCCTCCTTCGACCCGCGCCCGGCCGCCTTCTTCGGCCTCCGGGTCACCCGCAGGCCGACACCCGACCTGGTCACCGTCCACGGCGGCGGGCTGATCGCCAGCGGGGCGACGGGTGCCGACCGCTCCCCCGTGCCGTGGGCCCCGCCGGGCCTGCGCCTCACCGGGCTGGAGGGCGCCGGCGAGGTCCAGACGCCGCTGACCGGGCACCCCGCGGCCATGCTCCGCATCGGTGACCTCGTGTGGTTCCGCCACGCCAAGTCCGGCGAGCTGTTCGAGCACGTGCGCGACGTGCACCTGGTCCGGGGGGACGCGGTCACCGACGTGGTGCCGTCCTACCGCGGCTGCGACCGTGCCTTCTGA
- a CDS encoding nucleoside/nucleotide kinase family protein — MAREVADRVMSAPPTLGPGRLVCVDGPAGSGKTTLAASIAEVVTGTQVVHTDELLEGWRGLPGLAASVAALLAPLAAGEAGHWRRWDWHADGWAGTHAVRPGGLLVLDGVGSWSPAVADLVGLLVWVEAEPSLRLARGIARDGEALQPHMAQWRLDEDDLFARLRTHEHADLVVPTDD; from the coding sequence GTGGCCCGCGAGGTGGCCGACCGGGTGATGTCGGCACCTCCGACGCTCGGACCGGGCCGCCTGGTGTGCGTCGACGGTCCGGCGGGCTCGGGCAAGACGACCCTCGCCGCCTCGATCGCAGAGGTCGTCACGGGGACGCAGGTGGTGCACACCGACGAGCTCCTCGAGGGGTGGCGCGGACTGCCGGGGCTGGCGGCCAGCGTCGCGGCCCTGCTCGCGCCCCTGGCGGCGGGCGAGGCCGGTCACTGGCGACGCTGGGACTGGCACGCCGACGGGTGGGCCGGGACTCACGCGGTGCGGCCGGGCGGCCTGCTCGTGCTCGACGGCGTCGGCAGCTGGTCGCCGGCCGTCGCGGACCTGGTCGGGCTCCTCGTGTGGGTCGAGGCCGAGCCGTCGCTGCGGCTGGCCCGCGGCATCGCTCGCGACGGTGAGGCGCTCCAGCCGCACATGGCGCAGTGGCGCCTCGACGAGGACGACCTCTTCGCGCGGCTGCGCACGCACGAGCACGCCGACCTCGTCGTGCCGACCGACGACTGA